TCGACTACGAGTACGACGGCGCCGGCAACTGGCCGTTCAACACCGCCTATGCGGCGAGCTACCCGGGGCTGGACGCGATCGTCACCCGGCTGCACTCCCTCGACGAGGCCGAGCGCTTCATCAAGGCGGGCATCCCGGTCGTCGTCTCACTGTCCTTCCTCGACACCGAGCTCGACGGCTCCAACTACAGCACCTCCGGCCACCTCTTCGTCATCGTCGGCTTCACCGCCAGCGGCGACGTGGTCGTCAACGACCCGGCGTCCTCGTCCAACAGCGAGGTGCGCAACGTCTACAAGCGTTCGCAGCTCGAGCAGGTGTGGCAGCGGACCAAGCGGGTTCGCGCCAACGGCACGGTCGGCGGCGGCTCGGGCGGTGTGGCGTACCTGATCAAGCCGTGGTGGAAGCCCTGGCCGCAGGTCGCGGGCTCGACCAACTGGTGATGCTTTGCCGTTAGGGAAGGAAGCGGGGGCGGGATCCGACGGGATCCCGCCCCCGCTGCCCGCTACGGCTTGATCGGCGCGTTGAGCTTCTTGCCGGGCAGCGCGGTCGCGAGGCAGGAGACGCTGCGGTCGCCGCGGATCCAGCCGGACTCGGCCGGGTGGATGAAGAAGATGTCGTACTTGGCCTGCGCCGACTTCGACGGCAGGAAGGTCTTCATCCTGGTCGTGCAGCCGGTCTCGGCGAGATCGGCCACCTTGGCGTCGCCGGGCCAGGTCGAGCCGGTGAGGGAGAAGATGGCGTAGATCTCGGCGTCGTGCGGCTGGTTGCACGGCACGGCCGGGACCGTCGAGAACTCCACGCCCTCCTGGATCTTGCTGGTGTCGATGCAGTCGCCCTTCTTGAGGGTCGTCAGCTTCACGGTGCCGGGAGTGGTCACCGCACCGGCGCTGTTGCGGGCCGAGGTCGGGGTGGAGGTGGTGGGGGTGTAGTTGGCGCTGAGCGCGACACCGACGCCGATCACGGCCACCCAGAGGACGGTGAGGACGAGGCCGGCCACGGCCATGCCCTTGCCCCGGCCGCCGTGGCGCTTGATCTGGACCAGCGCGATGATGCCGAAGATCGTGCTGAAGAGCAGGCCGCCGCAGATGCCGAAGATCAGCGAGGCGATCGCGAAACCGTTGACCTTCGGGTTCTGCAGGGGAGCGACCGGCTGGTAGGGGGCCGGTGCTGCCAGGTAGGGCTGCTGGGGCTCGCCGTACTGCGGGTAGGGCGAGACCGGTGCACCGTACTGCTGCTGGCCGGTGTCGGGGTAGTTCTGCGGCGAGCCGTAGGGCGGGGTGCCGTATGCCGGCGGGCCGTACGCCGGTGCGCCGTATGGCTGCTGCGGCGGCACGGCGTAGGGGTCCTGGGGCGGTGGCGCACCGTACGGCTGGTACGGCGCCTGCTCCGGCTGGTAAGGCTGGCCGTAGGGGTCCGACGGCGGCTGAGGGTGGGTCACGATGCCACATCGTAGTTGTCCGGCGTCGCTCCGTGTGTCCGTGTTCTGCGTACCCGACACAGCTGCGGGAGTGACCGCGGCCACGCGCCTCCGACGGGCCTTCACCACCAACTCTTGAAGAGTTGGCGGTGACGGACGGGCGTGGGGTGCGGCCGGTGATCAGCCGGACCCCTAGCCTTGGCCGGTGGACCCCAGCGAGCTGCTCGTCATCGGCGACCTCATCGGCGTCGCGGTCTTCGCCGCCTCCGGCGCCTCGGCCGGTGTCGCGAAGCGCCTCGACATGTTCGGCGTGGTCTTCGTCGGGTTCGTCGCGGCGCTCGGCGGCGGGATCTTCCGCGACCTCGTCATCGACACCGCGCCGCTCGCCTTCACCGACTGGCGATACCCGGTCACGGCGGCCGTCGCCTCGCTGCTCACCTTCCGCTTCCACCCGCAGCTCGACAAGCTGCGCAAGTCGGTACTGCTGCTCGACGCCGCCGGGCTCGCCCTCTTCACCGTCACCGGCACGCTCAAGGGCCTGCACGCGCCGCTGCCCGCCGTCGGCGCCTGCCTCATCGGCATGCTCAGCGCCATCGGCGGGGGGCTCGGCCGGGACCTGCTCACCGCCGAGATCCCGGCCGTGTTGCGACACGAGATCTATGCCCTCGCCGCGCTCATCGGCGCGGTCGCCGTGGCCGGGCTCGTCTGGCTGAATCTGGACAGCCTGCCGACCCTGGTCGGTGCCGCGGTGATCGTCTTCGCCATCCGCGTGGTGGCGCTGCGCCGGAAGTGGTCAGCACCGGTGCCGCGTGTAGGCTAGGCCTCTGCCTTCGTGACCCGCCGTCTGGCGTGGATCGGAGGCGTTTGCTTGCCACCAGGATTGGGAGGGGTTCGTTGCCGCCCGCGTTGCCCACACTGGACACCTTCCCGCCGCTGCGGGCCTGGCAGCGCCGTGCGATGGTCGAATACCTACGGCGGCGCAGCCCCGACTTCCTCGCGGTCGCGACGCCCGGCGCCGGTAAGACGACCTTCGCCCTGCGCCTCGCCAGCGAGCTGCTGCTCGACGGCACGATCGAGCGCATCACGGTCGTCGCGCCCACCGAGCACCTCAAGGCGCAGTGGTCCAAGGCCGCGGCCTCGGTCGGCATCCAGCTCGACTCCAACTTCCGCAACGGCGACGGGTACGCCTCCAGCGACTTCCACGGCGTCGTCGTCACCTATGCCCAGGTCGGGATGGGTCCGCAGATCCACCGGCGGATGACCTTCACGAAGCCGACCCTGGTGATCCTCGACGAGATCCACCATGCGGGTGACTCGCGTTCCTGGGGTGACGGGGTCAAGGCGGCGTTCGAGCCGGCCGTCCGGCGCCTGATGCTGACCGGGACGCCCTTCCGCTCCGACGACAACCCGATCCCGTTCGTCAACTACGAGCGGCACGCCTCCGACGGGCTGCCCCGGTCCCGCTCCGACAGCACCTACGGCTACGCCGACGCGCTCGCCGACGGGGTCGTCCGGCCGGTCATCTTCCTCGCCTACTCCGGGGAGACCCGGTGGCGGACGAGCGCCGGTGACGAGCTCGCGGTCCGGCTGGGCGAGCCGATGACCCAGGACATCGTCGCCCAGGCCTGGCGGACGGCGCTCGACCCGACCGGCGACTGGATGCCCCAGGTGCTCCGTGCGGCCGACAACCGCCTCTCGGTGATCCGGGCGGGCGGGATGTCCGACGCCGGCGCCCTCGTCATCGCCACCGACCAGACCTCGGCCCGGGCCTACGCCCGCCAGCTCGAAACCATCACCGGTGAGAAGGCCGTGGTGGTCCTCTCGGACGACACCGGCTCCTCGGGGCGGATCGCCGAGTTCACGCACTCCACGGCCCGCTGGATGGTCGCGGTGCGGATGGTGTCCGAGGGGGTCGACATCCCCCGGCTCGCCGTCGGCGTCTACGCCACCAGCGCCTCCACGCCGCTCTTCTTCGCCCAGGCGATCGGCCGCTTCGTCCGGGCCCGCCGGCCGGGGGAGACCGCCAGCGTCTTCCTGCCCAGCGTCCCGCACCTGCTCGGCCTTGCCGCCGAGATGGAGGCCCAGCGCGACCACGTGCTCGGCGCCCCCAAGCAGAAGGAGGGCTTCGACGACGATCTCCTGGAGCGTGCTCAGCGCTCCGAGCAGGCCGGGGACGAGCTCACCCGCAAGATCGAGTCACTGTCCGCCACCGCCGAGCTGGACCAGGTCATCTTCGACGGCACGTCCTTCGGCCTGCCCACCCTCTCCGGTACGGCCGAGGAGGAGGAGTTCCTCGGCCTGCCCGGGCTGCTCTCCTCCGAGCAGGTCGCGGCGCTGCTCAGCAAGCGCCAGCAGGAGCAGGCGGCGGCGGCTCGCCGGTCACGGGCGGCGGCGGGTTCGGCCGAGCCCGATCGGCGGGAGGTCGTGCGGGACATGTCGGCCGCGGAGCGGCGGGTGCACCTGCGGCGGCAGCTCAACGCGCTGGTCGCGTCGCACCACCACCGGACCGGGCTGCCGCACGGCAAGATCCATGCGGAGCTGCGGAGCAAGTGCGGCGGGCCGCCGAGCGCGCAGGCGACGATCGAGCAGTTGGAAGAGCGGATCGCGACGATCCAGTCGTTCTGAGCTCTGGCAGCGTCTCAAGATCGCGCCATCTTCGGGGAAAACGGTGTGATCATGGTGCTTGATCAGCCCATCTTCCCTGAAGATGGTGCGATCTTGCGCCGGCAAGATCGCCGCAACTCTTGAAGACTTGGTGTTATTTTCGCGGCCCACCCGTGGCGCGTGCGCGGGGCGGATCGTGTGCGGGATGTGTGCCCGGGGATTCAGACGTCATCATGGAAGGTGATGACGTCTGATTCACTGACTTACCTGTGATCTTGGGGAGCGGCGGTCCGAGGCGCGCCGCAAAGTTGGCACACATGACGAAGGGGCGGGCCCTCCCGGGACCGCCCCTTGCCTAGCCCTGAGGCCTTAGTTAGACGACATCAATTCTGTGCCGCGCCAGACGAAGTCTGCGTCAGCTGCCGCCGTAACGGTGATCTTTACAAGATCTTCGGCGTACTTGTTCGCGTGGTGTCCGCAGAACACCAATTCGCCCCCACCAGCCATTACGATGCGCAGCTTGCCCGCCGCGTTGCAGCGGTCGCACCGTTCATCAGCGGCTGGAGCGGTCGCCGTCTCCGACGGCGGCGTGAGGGTCGCGGTCATCGCCTGCCTCCTCTGACTCTGATCGTCACCGATGAACACTTCACTTAGCTCGTTGCTCACGCAACCTCCAACATCGGTGTTGCTGGCGGTCTTCCCGATTTGGCCCCTGGGGATCGAGGTCACATCGGAGTGGGCACCGGGCTCACACG
This portion of the Allocatelliglobosispora scoriae genome encodes:
- a CDS encoding DUF7455 domain-containing protein; protein product: MTATLTPPSETATAPAADERCDRCNAAGKLRIVMAGGGELVFCGHHANKYAEDLVKITVTAAADADFVWRGTELMSSN
- a CDS encoding DUF4190 domain-containing protein; the encoded protein is MTHPQPPSDPYGQPYQPEQAPYQPYGAPPPQDPYAVPPQQPYGAPAYGPPAYGTPPYGSPQNYPDTGQQQYGAPVSPYPQYGEPQQPYLAAPAPYQPVAPLQNPKVNGFAIASLIFGICGGLLFSTIFGIIALVQIKRHGGRGKGMAVAGLVLTVLWVAVIGVGVALSANYTPTTSTPTSARNSAGAVTTPGTVKLTTLKKGDCIDTSKIQEGVEFSTVPAVPCNQPHDAEIYAIFSLTGSTWPGDAKVADLAETGCTTRMKTFLPSKSAQAKYDIFFIHPAESGWIRGDRSVSCLATALPGKKLNAPIKP
- a CDS encoding trimeric intracellular cation channel family protein, translating into MDPSELLVIGDLIGVAVFAASGASAGVAKRLDMFGVVFVGFVAALGGGIFRDLVIDTAPLAFTDWRYPVTAAVASLLTFRFHPQLDKLRKSVLLLDAAGLALFTVTGTLKGLHAPLPAVGACLIGMLSAIGGGLGRDLLTAEIPAVLRHEIYALAALIGAVAVAGLVWLNLDSLPTLVGAAVIVFAIRVVALRRKWSAPVPRVG
- a CDS encoding DEAD/DEAH box helicase, with protein sequence MPPALPTLDTFPPLRAWQRRAMVEYLRRRSPDFLAVATPGAGKTTFALRLASELLLDGTIERITVVAPTEHLKAQWSKAAASVGIQLDSNFRNGDGYASSDFHGVVVTYAQVGMGPQIHRRMTFTKPTLVILDEIHHAGDSRSWGDGVKAAFEPAVRRLMLTGTPFRSDDNPIPFVNYERHASDGLPRSRSDSTYGYADALADGVVRPVIFLAYSGETRWRTSAGDELAVRLGEPMTQDIVAQAWRTALDPTGDWMPQVLRAADNRLSVIRAGGMSDAGALVIATDQTSARAYARQLETITGEKAVVVLSDDTGSSGRIAEFTHSTARWMVAVRMVSEGVDIPRLAVGVYATSASTPLFFAQAIGRFVRARRPGETASVFLPSVPHLLGLAAEMEAQRDHVLGAPKQKEGFDDDLLERAQRSEQAGDELTRKIESLSATAELDQVIFDGTSFGLPTLSGTAEEEEFLGLPGLLSSEQVAALLSKRQQEQAAAARRSRAAAGSAEPDRREVVRDMSAAERRVHLRRQLNALVASHHHRTGLPHGKIHAELRSKCGGPPSAQATIEQLEERIATIQSF